One genomic window of Polyangium aurulentum includes the following:
- a CDS encoding Eco57I restriction-modification methylase domain-containing protein, protein MQDEQRAKALREGALAALRELALGFEEANARADGALLGEGAGDIHAGLVAAILRTFALRLAEGRGEAGDSISAVLRDLAADRAALGRGAFEGRRGAWARVLGLFRGLDPEGLAEPGSLLDGRAHPFLAAADVADGAVLRALERLLSIAPEGGLAVEDLGSVYEGLLGVRVEAVRGERLALAIEPVLARRRLGAHYTARSITRVMVERTLAPLLPEDASPEAVLALRVCDPAMGSGAFLVEACRMLAERLMRAWARAGGAPEGADGAAAARRLVARSCIHGVDRDRIAVDLARIALWLEAAAPEPLATFGRASLRHGDALVGLPFAQMASVGVTPRQTTPPEASALADAAVGVLLREKDKKARARAFGALTNRAAEGIEPLAAESAEVRRAFHPFHWDLELPEIFAPERGGFDAFLGNPPWVSYAGRASQPLAKELRAFYTQTSPAFAGYRNLQGIFVHRCASLLRPGGRLGLVLPTSMSDLGGYAATRRAHDALCVCDDELPDFGDVFDGVFQPSMGLLSTRRKEPVVMAQAGAWPLARSDLDTQTRGILEALGARPKLPPHLFGERGFQSMGDDVQKLRALPAPEGAFTAGVRVGGDIEPFLRKSPGLHCDPAAFGGRFRPEAEWKAVRFLIRQTARYPMAALSDGLAFRNSILAGFEDETWSAFFLVAYLNASPVRWFHYVQHRDARQGMPQMKITHLRALPAPEAGSSEVKALEALGREIGLRNEGIRAEEQEEIDRLAGEALGLAEGARERIRAWRGTVKG, encoded by the coding sequence TTGCAGGACGAACAGCGCGCCAAAGCCCTGCGGGAGGGGGCGCTCGCCGCGCTGCGGGAGCTCGCGCTCGGCTTCGAGGAGGCGAATGCGCGCGCGGACGGGGCGCTCCTCGGCGAGGGTGCGGGGGACATCCACGCGGGCCTCGTGGCCGCGATTCTGCGGACGTTTGCGCTGCGGCTCGCGGAGGGCCGGGGCGAGGCGGGCGATTCGATCAGCGCCGTCCTGCGGGATCTCGCGGCAGATCGGGCGGCGCTCGGGCGGGGCGCGTTCGAGGGCCGGCGCGGGGCGTGGGCGCGCGTGCTCGGGCTGTTTCGCGGGCTCGATCCGGAGGGTTTGGCGGAGCCTGGCAGCCTGCTCGACGGGCGTGCGCATCCATTCCTCGCCGCGGCAGACGTCGCCGACGGCGCGGTTTTGCGGGCGCTCGAGCGGCTCCTGTCGATTGCGCCGGAGGGCGGGCTCGCGGTCGAGGACCTCGGCTCGGTTTACGAGGGCCTGCTCGGCGTGCGCGTCGAGGCTGTCCGCGGCGAGCGTCTCGCGCTCGCGATCGAGCCCGTGCTCGCGCGGCGCCGGCTCGGAGCGCATTACACAGCGCGGTCGATCACGCGGGTCATGGTGGAGCGGACGCTCGCGCCGCTGTTGCCCGAGGACGCCTCACCGGAGGCGGTGCTCGCGCTTCGGGTGTGCGATCCGGCCATGGGCTCGGGCGCATTTCTGGTCGAGGCGTGCCGCATGCTCGCCGAGCGCCTCATGCGGGCGTGGGCGCGCGCGGGCGGGGCGCCAGAGGGCGCGGATGGGGCGGCAGCGGCGCGAAGGCTCGTCGCTCGCTCCTGCATTCATGGCGTGGACCGGGATCGGATCGCGGTGGATCTCGCGCGGATCGCGCTATGGCTCGAGGCCGCGGCGCCGGAGCCGCTCGCCACGTTCGGGCGAGCCAGCCTGCGCCATGGCGACGCGCTGGTGGGGCTGCCTTTCGCGCAGATGGCGTCGGTGGGGGTTACTCCTCGACAAACCACGCCGCCCGAGGCGAGCGCGCTCGCGGACGCGGCCGTGGGGGTGTTGCTTCGCGAGAAGGACAAGAAGGCGCGGGCGCGGGCGTTCGGGGCCCTCACGAATCGGGCTGCGGAGGGGATCGAGCCCCTCGCGGCGGAGTCGGCCGAGGTGCGCCGCGCGTTTCATCCTTTCCACTGGGACCTCGAGCTGCCCGAGATCTTCGCGCCCGAGCGCGGCGGATTCGACGCGTTCCTGGGCAACCCGCCGTGGGTGTCGTATGCGGGCCGGGCGTCGCAGCCGCTCGCGAAGGAGCTGCGGGCCTTCTACACGCAGACGAGCCCGGCATTCGCAGGTTATCGCAATTTGCAGGGGATCTTCGTGCACCGCTGCGCGTCCTTGCTGCGTCCGGGCGGGCGGCTCGGGCTGGTCTTGCCGACGTCGATGAGCGACCTCGGCGGGTACGCCGCGACGCGCCGGGCGCACGACGCGCTCTGCGTTTGCGACGACGAGCTCCCCGATTTCGGCGACGTGTTCGACGGCGTCTTCCAGCCGAGCATGGGGCTCCTGTCGACGCGGCGAAAGGAGCCGGTCGTAATGGCGCAGGCGGGGGCGTGGCCGCTCGCGCGGTCGGATCTGGACACCCAGACGCGGGGGATCCTGGAGGCGCTCGGGGCGCGGCCCAAGTTGCCGCCGCACCTCTTCGGCGAGCGCGGCTTCCAGAGCATGGGCGACGACGTGCAAAAGCTCCGCGCGCTCCCCGCGCCCGAGGGCGCATTCACGGCGGGGGTGCGCGTGGGCGGGGACATCGAGCCCTTCCTGCGCAAGTCGCCGGGGCTTCATTGCGACCCGGCGGCGTTCGGCGGGCGTTTCAGGCCAGAGGCCGAGTGGAAGGCGGTGCGATTTCTGATCCGACAAACGGCGCGCTACCCGATGGCCGCGTTATCGGACGGCCTTGCGTTCCGGAACTCGATCCTGGCGGGATTCGAGGACGAGACCTGGAGCGCGTTTTTCCTGGTCGCCTATTTGAACGCGAGCCCGGTGCGGTGGTTCCATTACGTGCAGCACCGGGACGCGCGGCAGGGGATGCCGCAGATGAAGATCACGCACCTGCGGGCTTTGCCGGCGCCAGAGGCAGGGTCGAGCGAGGTGAAGGCGCTCGAGGCGCTGGGGCGGGAGATCGGGCTCAGGAACGAGGGAATCCGGGCCGAGGAGCAGGAGGAGATCGACCGGCTGGCGGGCGAGGCGCTCGGGCTCGCAGAGGGGGCGCGGGAGAGGATCAGGGCGTGGCGGGGGACGGTGAAGGGCTGA
- a CDS encoding FUSC family protein: MRRDLLERATLPQVRRAQASARRTNGRAWARSASTARRGARMLGGMLDSAYLRDALVSSDPDLARLRQAGRATLAAMAATAVLDRIAHAIGQPTSVGLVGIAMAMMGSVVVNDPAPRDQRITTALVPVTASLSLVAGALVSSIPWLQAAVLFGIVFVAVLVRRFGPRGTALGMILFMSYFFSIFFHATLAQVPILIAGVFIASALAYLVRFRLLREQPQESVRRHVDALRRTIAMALFRLAPVARDGRITERRLHAMRRVLGDLNELSLAIEEQCERIGPSSLLPGATASELRARVFELELALEGLASAVQHLAPLEAMAPPVRAAVADALLAARAAVRTGDANTEERAAKALEAMSVHACAVHAAHPLARLRGQLEDLLGAARWTFHPSPRAQRAEAPPPPAPPLPRPEPLRGPGAPPRPREWPLRLPVQATLAVVLALIAGRAASGPRAYWAVIAAFTVFTRATTLEATIVRAWHRVIGTIAGVIVGLFVAHAVQGHLYVELALVFACMFSAWYTLQISLAWMVASMTTLVAVLYSLLGRFSPELLYLRVVETFIGAGIGACVGTFVFPAHTRDTVRTLMADALCMLGDYIDQSIVQRASSRPGLLDAARGLDRKLREVRGEVRGIAGGLPLRPSRDIARIYQAFSAVFFYARPLVAAEWLSSAETDEGRLCATGRRLAANARAIAGELEGQSTGDVAPAGPYIETVRRALTPAEAERRGAGSPSAILYWLEHLDDALLVLDRVVRETGLAPAVREGTAPAEPRSSESDA; encoded by the coding sequence ATGCGCAGGGACCTCCTCGAACGCGCGACGCTACCACAGGTGCGCCGCGCACAGGCGAGCGCCAGGAGGACAAACGGCAGGGCGTGGGCGCGCTCGGCCTCGACGGCGCGGCGCGGAGCGCGCATGCTCGGGGGCATGCTCGACTCGGCCTACCTCCGGGACGCGCTCGTCTCCTCGGACCCGGACCTCGCTCGCCTGCGCCAGGCGGGCCGCGCCACGCTCGCGGCCATGGCGGCCACGGCCGTGCTCGACAGAATCGCCCACGCAATCGGCCAGCCCACGAGCGTCGGGCTCGTCGGCATTGCGATGGCCATGATGGGCTCGGTCGTCGTGAACGACCCGGCGCCGCGCGACCAGCGGATCACGACGGCCCTCGTCCCGGTGACGGCCAGCCTGTCGCTCGTCGCAGGCGCGCTCGTTTCATCCATCCCCTGGCTGCAAGCCGCCGTCCTCTTCGGGATCGTCTTCGTCGCCGTGCTCGTGCGCCGCTTCGGCCCGCGCGGGACGGCGCTCGGCATGATCCTCTTCATGTCCTACTTCTTCTCGATCTTCTTCCACGCGACCCTCGCGCAGGTGCCGATCTTGATCGCGGGCGTCTTCATTGCGTCCGCGCTGGCGTACCTGGTCCGCTTCCGCCTTTTGCGCGAGCAGCCGCAGGAGAGCGTGCGCCGGCACGTGGACGCCCTGCGGCGGACGATCGCCATGGCGCTGTTCCGCCTCGCCCCCGTGGCCCGCGACGGCCGCATCACCGAGCGCCGCCTGCACGCGATGCGGCGGGTCCTGGGCGATTTGAACGAGCTGTCGCTCGCAATCGAGGAGCAATGCGAGCGCATCGGCCCGTCCTCGCTCCTGCCCGGCGCGACCGCCTCGGAGCTGCGCGCGCGCGTCTTCGAGCTGGAGCTCGCCCTCGAGGGTCTGGCGTCGGCCGTCCAGCACCTCGCGCCGCTCGAAGCCATGGCTCCCCCCGTGCGCGCCGCCGTCGCCGACGCGCTTCTTGCCGCGCGCGCGGCCGTGCGCACGGGTGACGCCAATACGGAGGAGCGCGCCGCGAAAGCCCTCGAGGCCATGAGCGTCCACGCGTGCGCTGTCCATGCGGCGCACCCGCTCGCTCGTCTCCGCGGGCAGCTCGAGGATCTGCTCGGCGCCGCGCGCTGGACGTTTCACCCCTCCCCTCGGGCGCAGCGCGCGGAAGCGCCGCCTCCCCCGGCGCCGCCGCTTCCCAGGCCCGAGCCATTGCGCGGGCCCGGTGCGCCGCCGCGTCCGCGAGAATGGCCGCTGCGCCTCCCGGTGCAGGCCACGCTGGCGGTCGTGCTCGCCCTCATCGCCGGCCGGGCCGCGTCGGGCCCGCGCGCGTACTGGGCCGTCATCGCCGCGTTCACGGTGTTCACCCGCGCGACCACGCTCGAGGCGACGATCGTGCGCGCGTGGCATCGCGTGATCGGAACCATCGCAGGCGTCATCGTCGGGCTCTTCGTCGCGCACGCCGTCCAGGGGCATCTTTACGTCGAGCTCGCCCTCGTATTCGCGTGCATGTTCTCCGCCTGGTACACGCTCCAGATCTCGCTGGCCTGGATGGTCGCGTCGATGACCACGCTCGTCGCAGTGCTATACAGCCTGCTCGGCCGATTCTCGCCCGAGCTCTTGTACCTGCGGGTGGTCGAGACGTTCATCGGCGCGGGCATCGGCGCGTGCGTGGGCACGTTCGTCTTCCCGGCGCACACGCGCGACACGGTCCGCACCCTCATGGCAGATGCGCTCTGCATGCTCGGCGATTACATCGACCAGTCCATCGTGCAGCGCGCCTCGAGCCGGCCCGGCCTGCTCGACGCCGCGCGCGGGCTCGACCGCAAGCTGCGTGAGGTCAGGGGCGAGGTGCGGGGAATCGCGGGCGGATTGCCCCTGCGCCCGTCGCGCGACATCGCCCGCATCTACCAGGCATTCTCGGCCGTCTTCTTCTACGCCCGGCCCCTCGTCGCCGCGGAGTGGCTTTCGTCGGCAGAGACGGACGAGGGCCGCCTGTGCGCCACCGGCAGGCGGCTCGCGGCCAACGCGCGCGCGATCGCCGGGGAGCTGGAGGGACAATCGACGGGCGACGTCGCGCCAGCGGGCCCGTATATCGAAACGGTGCGTCGCGCGCTCACGCCGGCCGAGGCCGAGCGCCGCGGCGCGGGCAGCCCGTCGGCGATTCTGTACTGGCTCGAGCACCTCGACGACGCGCTCCTCGTCCTCGACCGCGTCGTGCGTGAGACGGGGCTCGCGCCGGCCGTTCGCGAGGGCACGGCGCCCGCCGAGCCGCGCTCCTCGGAGAGCGACGCGTAA
- a CDS encoding sigma 54-interacting transcriptional regulator, whose amino-acid sequence MSSDFDDFEEGATTRVPAPRQGMRMPSVELVVVEGKDRGRRVTVRAGVARIGTAKGSELELGDPTVSRVHCEIRVRTDTITLRDHGSTNGTYVGGARIRDADVPAGTIVRVGGTSVRVEVGDAPSFVEVSSASSFGELVGGSLPMRQLYAVLERIAGTDTTLLIEGETGTGKDVVARSLHGASRRKNGPFVPIDCGAIPENLFESELFGHVRGSFSGALSDRKGVFEEADGGTLFLDEIGEMPMSLQPKLLRAIETRAIRRVGGNVAKPVDVRIVAATNRDLGRGVNEGKFREDLYYRLAVVDVTLPPLRERPEDVPVLAQHFYEKLSPGAGALPPDFLRMLASRSFPGNVRELRNFIERSVSLGFVAPRSGAAPGLAAPASPRADLDEWVPLHLPLKDARQAWTGRFEEVYLRAMLRKTGGNVTRAAELAGVSRRFLQRLAARIGIRASEVGADPRDLEREEE is encoded by the coding sequence ATGTCCTCCGATTTTGACGATTTCGAAGAGGGCGCCACGACGCGCGTCCCCGCCCCGCGGCAGGGAATGCGGATGCCGTCCGTCGAGCTCGTGGTGGTCGAGGGCAAGGACCGCGGCCGGCGCGTCACGGTCCGCGCCGGGGTCGCGCGGATCGGCACGGCCAAGGGCAGCGAGCTCGAGCTTGGCGATCCCACGGTCTCGCGCGTCCATTGCGAGATCCGGGTCCGCACCGACACGATCACGCTGCGCGATCACGGCAGCACCAACGGCACGTACGTGGGCGGCGCGCGCATTCGTGACGCGGACGTGCCTGCGGGGACGATCGTGCGCGTGGGCGGCACCTCGGTCCGTGTCGAGGTGGGCGACGCGCCCTCGTTCGTCGAGGTCTCGTCGGCCTCGTCTTTCGGCGAGCTGGTGGGCGGTAGCCTGCCGATGCGGCAGCTTTATGCGGTGCTCGAGCGAATCGCGGGGACCGATACCACGCTGCTCATCGAGGGGGAGACCGGCACGGGCAAGGACGTCGTGGCGCGGTCGCTGCACGGGGCGTCGCGTCGAAAGAATGGGCCCTTCGTGCCGATCGATTGCGGTGCGATCCCGGAGAACCTCTTCGAGAGCGAGCTGTTCGGCCACGTGCGAGGCTCGTTCAGCGGGGCGCTGTCCGATCGAAAAGGGGTGTTCGAGGAGGCGGACGGCGGGACGCTCTTCCTCGACGAGATCGGCGAGATGCCGATGTCGCTTCAGCCGAAGCTCTTGCGGGCGATCGAGACCCGCGCGATCCGGCGCGTGGGCGGCAACGTGGCCAAGCCCGTCGACGTGCGGATCGTGGCCGCGACGAACCGAGACCTCGGGCGCGGCGTGAACGAGGGGAAATTCAGGGAGGATCTCTACTACCGTCTCGCGGTCGTGGACGTGACGCTGCCCCCGCTGCGCGAGCGGCCGGAGGACGTGCCGGTCCTGGCCCAGCATTTCTATGAAAAACTGTCGCCGGGCGCAGGGGCGCTGCCCCCGGATTTCTTGCGGATGCTCGCGTCCCGAAGCTTTCCCGGGAACGTGCGGGAGCTGCGCAATTTCATCGAGCGGAGCGTGTCGCTCGGTTTCGTGGCGCCGCGCTCCGGGGCGGCCCCGGGGCTCGCGGCGCCGGCGTCGCCGCGGGCGGACCTCGACGAATGGGTGCCCCTTCACCTGCCGTTGAAGGACGCGCGACAGGCCTGGACGGGGCGCTTCGAGGAGGTGTATTTGCGGGCGATGCTCCGCAAGACAGGCGGTAACGTGACGCGCGCGGCCGAGCTCGCCGGCGTGAGCCGAAGGTTTCTGCAGCGCCTCGCCGCGCGGATCGGGATCCGGGCGAGCGAGGTGGGGGCCGACCCGCGCGACCTCGAGCGGGAAGAGGAGTAA
- a CDS encoding PHB depolymerase family esterase, with product MSHKIARLGLVLSLATLGAACLVQGDDLDGVDDEFVGEASSAILTSVASFGSNPGALKMYRYSPAGLSAGAPLVVVLHGCTQTSTEYEKAGWNGLADTWKFHVVYAEQQTANHSSRCFNWWETGDISRGAGEALSIKQMVDHMKTNFSVDANRVFVTGLSAGGAMTSVMLATYPDVFAGGAVVAGLPYKCATSLVDTSSCMGGSVNKTPAVWGDLVRNAYAGYAGPKPRVSIWHGTSDYTVKNANLTESMEQWTNYLGIDQTADATSTVAGATRTEYRDASGKTLVETFSIPNMGHGTPVDPGYAAAGGCGTAGAYILDVNLCSTYHIGLFFGLDQGGSGSSSSSSSSSSSSSSSSSGSGGAGGSGGAGGSGGAGGSGGAPAPACEDFYDANYYHVAEGRAVKCGSFNSYVCAIGSNQNLGLYNMTNTWVKKTGANYYEAGQCP from the coding sequence ATGTCGCACAAGATTGCTCGCCTCGGCCTCGTCCTTTCCCTCGCCACCCTCGGCGCCGCTTGCCTCGTGCAGGGCGATGATCTCGACGGCGTGGACGACGAATTCGTGGGTGAGGCGAGCTCCGCGATCCTCACCTCGGTGGCGAGCTTCGGGTCGAACCCGGGCGCCTTGAAGATGTACAGGTACTCGCCGGCTGGCCTGAGCGCCGGTGCGCCGCTCGTCGTCGTCTTGCACGGCTGCACGCAGACCTCGACCGAGTACGAGAAGGCGGGCTGGAACGGGCTCGCCGATACCTGGAAGTTCCACGTCGTCTATGCCGAGCAGCAGACGGCAAACCACTCGTCGCGGTGCTTCAACTGGTGGGAGACCGGCGACATCTCCCGCGGCGCGGGCGAGGCGCTGTCGATCAAGCAGATGGTCGATCACATGAAGACCAATTTCTCGGTCGACGCGAACCGGGTCTTCGTGACGGGCCTGTCGGCGGGCGGGGCCATGACGTCCGTGATGCTCGCGACCTACCCCGACGTCTTCGCGGGCGGGGCGGTCGTTGCGGGATTGCCGTACAAGTGCGCGACGAGCCTCGTGGACACCTCGTCGTGCATGGGTGGGAGCGTGAACAAGACGCCGGCGGTGTGGGGTGATCTCGTGCGCAATGCCTACGCTGGCTACGCGGGGCCGAAGCCGCGGGTCTCGATCTGGCACGGCACGAGCGATTACACCGTGAAGAACGCGAACCTGACCGAGTCGATGGAGCAGTGGACCAATTACCTCGGCATCGATCAGACGGCCGATGCGACCTCGACCGTGGCAGGCGCGACCCGCACGGAGTATCGCGACGCGAGCGGCAAGACGCTGGTCGAGACGTTTTCGATCCCGAACATGGGGCACGGCACGCCCGTGGATCCGGGCTACGCGGCGGCCGGCGGCTGTGGCACGGCGGGGGCGTACATCCTCGACGTGAACCTCTGCTCGACCTACCACATCGGCCTCTTCTTCGGGCTCGATCAGGGCGGCAGCGGCAGCAGCTCGAGCAGCAGCAGCTCAAGCAGCAGCAGCTCGAGCAGCAGCAGCGGCTCAGGCGGGGCGGGCGGGAGCGGCGGCGCGGGCGGGAGCGGCGGCGCGGGCGGGAGCGGCGGCGCGCCAGCCCCGGCCTGCGAGGATTTCTACGACGCGAACTATTACCACGTGGCCGAGGGGCGCGCGGTGAAGTGCGGATCGTTCAACAGCTACGTGTGCGCCATCGGCTCCAACCAGAACCTGGGGCTGTACAATATGACGAACACGTGGGTGAAGAAGACCGGCGCCAATTACTACGAGGCCGGCCAGTGCCCGTGA
- a CDS encoding CDP-alcohol phosphatidyltransferase family protein, with amino-acid sequence MAARFTTMTIRLSDVIKSPDVEDPINLHVHRPLQLLLARPLVRTSITPNQVTFLSLLSGLGAAAGIVVGTQTARLVAAGLLFGSAILDGVDGMIARLKKTSSETGHAIDGAADYAVNVATTLAAVYHLAEISGRPLLAIGLGLGAHVCWAHHLMLYDFHCAMYLRFLTGGRHMGGDQARAKETLARVKSGGSLFQRILMTVFVWQLGNRESLLRKVSPLGTRLSEQPADSEIARGYVDKHRAPMRLWALLGNAPHMDLMVLAIALDRFEVYFVLRIVVFSLLGIIATTWERRVLRRQAELGEVPA; translated from the coding sequence TTGGCAGCACGCTTCACCACGATGACCATCCGGCTCAGCGACGTGATCAAGTCTCCCGACGTGGAGGATCCCATCAACCTCCACGTGCATCGGCCGCTCCAGCTCCTCCTCGCGCGGCCGCTCGTCCGAACGTCGATCACCCCGAACCAGGTGACGTTCCTGTCGCTCCTGTCGGGCCTCGGCGCTGCGGCGGGCATCGTCGTCGGCACGCAGACCGCGCGCCTCGTCGCGGCGGGGCTGCTCTTCGGCTCGGCGATCCTCGACGGCGTCGACGGCATGATCGCGCGCCTCAAGAAGACCTCGTCCGAGACGGGCCACGCGATCGACGGCGCCGCGGACTACGCGGTGAACGTCGCGACCACGCTCGCGGCGGTCTACCACCTCGCCGAGATCTCGGGCCGCCCGCTGCTCGCGATCGGTCTCGGCCTCGGCGCGCACGTGTGCTGGGCGCACCACCTCATGCTCTACGACTTCCACTGCGCGATGTACCTGCGCTTTTTGACGGGCGGCAGGCACATGGGCGGCGATCAGGCGCGCGCCAAGGAGACGCTCGCGCGGGTGAAGAGCGGCGGCTCGCTCTTCCAGCGGATCTTGATGACGGTCTTCGTGTGGCAGCTCGGCAACCGCGAGTCGCTCCTGCGCAAGGTGAGCCCTCTCGGCACGCGCCTTTCTGAGCAGCCTGCCGACAGCGAGATCGCGCGGGGGTACGTCGACAAGCACCGCGCGCCCATGCGGCTTTGGGCGCTGCTCGGAAACGCGCCGCACATGGATTTGATGGTGCTCGCGATCGCGCTCGACCGCTTCGAGGTGTACTTCGTGCTGCGCATCGTGGTCTTCAGCCTGCTCGGGATCATCGCTACGACGTGGGAGCGCCGCGTGCTTCGCCGCCAGGCCGAGCTCGGCGAGGTGCCGGCGTGA
- a CDS encoding serine/threonine-protein kinase, which yields MTNAPRYEPLAKIASGGMATVFVGALKGPLGFQQLVAIKRPHEHLLEDASFREALVAEARLASRIHHANVVDVRDIEIVGGSIQLVMDYVEGAALGQLIAAAGRKGKRLPPGVVLRIALDACAGLSAVHDLTDEDGRPLGLVHRDVSPQNILVGLDGVARITDFGVATAEEMSRTPTTQGTLKGKLGYMAPEYIRGRRPDRRADVFALGVVIWEALSGRRLFKGTNEGETMDRVLHEAAPPVGEDVPQIGGVLDAILARALEKDPDTRFGSAEELSAALEETARRAGLVATHAEVAREVREAVGELLERRRKEVRARQESTESGSTPVSRPIASDARTAEATTRRVPEPALSAPEPAPRRARAWLLAIPIAIALAAAFGAGALYSMAPRAAGPSPAETIAPVPPPSPENLPAPQQTAPVAEPSATATASTAAAPAAPAQDAPPARASSPRKTPLPSATPAVRARPRPPPPNPYGP from the coding sequence GTGACGAACGCACCCCGCTACGAGCCCCTCGCGAAGATCGCCTCCGGCGGCATGGCCACGGTATTCGTGGGGGCGCTCAAAGGCCCGCTCGGGTTCCAGCAGCTCGTGGCCATCAAGCGGCCGCACGAGCACCTGCTCGAGGATGCTTCGTTCCGGGAGGCGCTCGTCGCCGAGGCGCGCCTCGCCTCGCGCATTCACCACGCGAACGTGGTCGACGTCCGCGACATCGAGATCGTGGGCGGCTCGATCCAGCTCGTGATGGACTACGTCGAGGGCGCAGCGCTCGGCCAGCTCATCGCGGCCGCGGGTCGAAAGGGCAAGCGGCTGCCGCCCGGCGTCGTCCTGCGCATCGCGCTCGACGCGTGCGCGGGTTTGTCCGCCGTGCACGATCTGACGGACGAAGACGGCCGGCCGCTCGGGCTCGTGCACCGGGACGTCTCGCCGCAGAACATCCTCGTGGGGCTCGATGGGGTCGCCCGAATCACCGATTTCGGCGTGGCGACGGCCGAGGAGATGTCGCGCACGCCGACCACGCAGGGGACGCTGAAGGGGAAGCTCGGGTACATGGCGCCCGAATACATTCGCGGACGGCGGCCGGATCGGCGGGCGGATGTCTTCGCGCTGGGCGTCGTGATCTGGGAGGCGCTCAGCGGACGGAGGCTCTTCAAGGGCACGAACGAGGGCGAGACGATGGATCGGGTGCTGCACGAAGCGGCTCCGCCCGTGGGAGAGGACGTTCCGCAGATCGGGGGCGTGCTCGACGCGATCCTCGCGCGGGCGCTCGAAAAGGACCCCGATACGCGGTTCGGGAGCGCGGAGGAGCTGTCGGCGGCGCTCGAGGAGACGGCGCGGCGGGCGGGCCTCGTGGCGACGCACGCGGAGGTTGCGCGCGAGGTGCGCGAGGCGGTGGGCGAGCTGCTCGAGCGCCGGCGCAAGGAGGTGCGCGCGCGACAGGAGTCGACCGAAAGTGGCTCCACGCCCGTCTCGCGGCCCATTGCGAGCGACGCGCGCACCGCCGAGGCGACGACGCGGAGGGTCCCCGAGCCTGCCCTCTCCGCCCCCGAGCCCGCCCCGCGCCGGGCTCGCGCGTGGCTCCTCGCCATTCCGATCGCAATCGCGCTCGCCGCGGCCTTCGGCGCCGGAGCCCTCTATTCCATGGCCCCTCGCGCCGCCGGGCCCTCCCCTGCCGAGACGATCGCGCCGGTTCCGCCACCATCGCCGGAAAACCTCCCCGCGCCGCAACAAACCGCGCCCGTCGCCGAGCCCTCGGCCACCGCGACGGCATCTACCGCCGCTGCGCCCGCCGCGCCCGCGCAGGATGCTCCCCCGGCGCGCGCTTCGAGCCCGCGAAAAACGCCCCTGCCGAGCGCCACGCCCGCCGTGCGCGCGCGGCCGCGCCCTCCGCCCCCGAACCCCTATGGCCCCTAG